One genomic region from Candidatus Binatia bacterium encodes:
- a CDS encoding phosphoribosylaminoimidazolesuccinocarboxamide synthase, which yields MKATERAQRDVVVPGRAPDYRGKVRDIYDLGDRLLLVTTDRLSAYDVILNEGIPGKGRVLTQISRFWFETLRSIVPNHYITTEVDRFPKPFSDHPELLEGRSMLGLKAKRWDVECVVRGYLAGSGWKEYQQSGEVCGVKLPPGLRLSSKLPEPIFTPATKEESGHDENITFDRMASIVGGETAERLRDVSIAIYKAAAAHAADRGLILADTKFEFGERDGEPLWIDEALSPDSSRYWSIATYEEGVAQDSFDKQVVRDYLDSVKWNRTPPPPALPEEVVEKAARRYEEALALITGGRSAR from the coding sequence ATGAAAGCCACCGAACGCGCGCAGCGGGACGTCGTCGTCCCCGGGCGCGCTCCCGATTACCGCGGCAAGGTCCGCGACATCTACGACCTCGGCGACCGGCTCCTGCTCGTCACGACCGACCGCCTCTCGGCCTATGACGTGATCCTGAACGAGGGGATCCCCGGCAAGGGGCGCGTGCTGACCCAGATCTCCCGATTCTGGTTCGAGACGCTCCGCTCGATCGTTCCGAACCATTACATCACCACCGAGGTGGACCGCTTCCCGAAGCCCTTTTCCGACCATCCGGAGCTTCTCGAAGGGCGCTCGATGCTGGGGCTCAAGGCGAAGCGCTGGGACGTGGAGTGCGTCGTGCGCGGCTACCTCGCGGGGTCGGGATGGAAGGAATACCAGCAGTCGGGCGAGGTCTGCGGCGTGAAGCTGCCGCCAGGGCTCCGCCTCTCCTCGAAGCTGCCGGAGCCGATCTTCACGCCGGCCACCAAGGAGGAGTCGGGTCACGACGAGAACATCACGTTTGACCGCATGGCCTCGATCGTGGGCGGAGAGACGGCCGAGCGCCTGCGCGACGTCTCGATCGCCATCTACAAGGCGGCCGCGGCGCACGCCGCCGACCGCGGACTCATCCTGGCCGACACCAAGTTCGAGTTCGGCGAGCGGGACGGCGAGCCGCTCTGGATCGACGAGGCGCTCTCGCCCGACTCCTCGCGCTACTGGTCGATCGCGACCTACGAAGAGGGCGTGGCGCAGGACTCCTTCGACAAGCAGGTGGTCCGCGACTACCTCGACTCGGTGAAGTGGAACCGCACGCCACCGCCCCCCGCGCTGCCGGAGGAGGTCGTCGAGAAAGCGGCCCGCCGGTATGAGGAGGCGCTCGCGCTGATCACCGGAGGGCGGTCGGCGCGGTGA
- a CDS encoding ComEC/Rec2 family competence protein — MASFRLPASALAWMLLAAGHAAGWAAPVPAALSARALAASLGLGAVSLLAGALGSRRAGARRAPFLRAEAILGAAALLAAGAALAAEVDAASPPLPVHPRPMRVRVVGRVLDTTTLEAKPASVLFEARRVAVGGREAACDARVALRFGDEAGVPRWAFPGLWLDVSGEFRPPEDARNPGVEAPGRWLERSGVAGTIDADPLGVSAAADPADPGAGETWVWRDRIARAFDRALTEPVAGLARGMILGDRSLIAPATRNDFRDGGTIHILSISGLHVCILGGFVALAAAGLRLAPAPALALELLAVWGYTFLVGAPASAARAALLWTAVRGGRAAGREVRPIAAWGSAGLLLHLFDPRSVHDPGFQLSFAAVLGLLAAGGLGGESDAPDAAPVRVVKRWIRGAAAIALQSAGATAGTAGLSARLFGALPVAGFVLNLAVVPLCGVFMGEAFFYLAADATRIPMLRDAAAGALDASGLLLLAVNAWGARAIHPWPLRRAPTVAALAASAALLVLGAALREGSRHESPRSARALRRVALAAALAAGILPVAASFLPPGAPRPSGAVVVAIDVGQGDALFARGSEGTTLLVDAGPATESRDMGKAAVEPLLRAEGVAHLDRALLSHAHGDHFGGLEWLARRGWIPSLLENGSDPRAAWRHAIDADLRARGGRRVVVARDTVIVEEGIGAPREPSRDGTTLAVWAPPADSLVRARGNAIENNRSLVATLTLDGARTFLPGDAEDEAEAADLSRIRPVEILKAPHHGSRTSSTAAWVRALAPRIVLVSCGEKNRFGHPSRATMGRYRLAGARVFRTDQEGAIRVTIARGGAWVSTRAHPEPEWVSWQRPNADVEASRVRPDSLVLEPRQVSQLSHSPAR, encoded by the coding sequence ATGGCTTCGTTCCGTCTTCCCGCATCCGCGCTCGCCTGGATGCTGCTCGCCGCCGGACACGCGGCCGGCTGGGCCGCGCCCGTGCCCGCCGCGCTCAGCGCGCGGGCGCTCGCGGCCTCGCTCGGGCTCGGGGCGGTCTCCTTGCTCGCGGGCGCCCTGGGCTCGCGCCGCGCCGGGGCGCGTCGGGCGCCCTTCCTCCGCGCCGAGGCGATCCTGGGCGCCGCCGCGCTCCTCGCGGCGGGCGCGGCGCTCGCCGCGGAGGTGGACGCCGCCTCGCCGCCCCTTCCGGTCCATCCGCGCCCGATGCGCGTGCGGGTCGTGGGACGCGTGCTCGACACGACGACGCTCGAGGCCAAGCCGGCGTCGGTTCTCTTCGAGGCGCGCCGCGTCGCCGTGGGCGGCCGCGAGGCGGCCTGCGATGCCCGTGTCGCGCTCCGCTTCGGCGACGAAGCGGGCGTCCCGCGCTGGGCCTTTCCCGGACTCTGGCTCGATGTCTCGGGAGAATTCCGCCCGCCCGAGGACGCGCGCAATCCGGGCGTGGAGGCGCCGGGGCGCTGGCTGGAGCGCTCGGGCGTGGCCGGGACGATCGACGCCGATCCCCTCGGCGTCTCCGCCGCGGCCGACCCCGCCGATCCCGGCGCGGGGGAGACGTGGGTCTGGCGCGACCGGATCGCGCGCGCGTTCGACCGGGCGCTGACCGAGCCGGTCGCGGGGCTCGCGCGCGGGATGATCCTGGGCGACCGCTCCCTGATCGCGCCCGCGACGCGAAACGACTTCCGCGACGGCGGCACGATCCACATCCTCTCGATCTCGGGCCTCCACGTCTGCATCCTGGGCGGCTTCGTGGCGCTGGCCGCTGCGGGCCTGCGGCTCGCGCCGGCGCCTGCGCTCGCGCTGGAGCTCCTCGCGGTCTGGGGCTACACGTTCCTGGTCGGTGCTCCCGCGTCGGCGGCGCGCGCGGCGCTTCTCTGGACCGCGGTCCGCGGCGGGCGCGCGGCGGGGCGCGAGGTGCGCCCGATCGCCGCATGGGGATCGGCCGGGCTCCTCCTCCATCTCTTCGATCCCCGCAGCGTGCACGACCCCGGCTTCCAGCTCTCCTTCGCCGCGGTGCTGGGGCTGCTCGCGGCGGGGGGCCTGGGCGGCGAGAGCGACGCGCCGGACGCGGCGCCGGTCCGGGTCGTGAAGCGGTGGATCCGGGGCGCGGCCGCGATCGCGCTCCAGAGCGCGGGCGCGACGGCCGGCACGGCCGGACTCTCGGCGCGCCTCTTCGGCGCGCTTCCCGTGGCGGGGTTCGTCCTGAATCTGGCCGTGGTGCCGCTCTGCGGCGTTTTCATGGGCGAGGCGTTCTTCTACCTCGCCGCCGACGCGACGCGGATCCCCATGCTGCGGGACGCCGCGGCGGGGGCGCTGGACGCCTCGGGACTCCTCCTGCTTGCCGTGAACGCGTGGGGCGCGCGCGCGATCCATCCGTGGCCGCTCCGGCGCGCGCCCACGGTGGCGGCGCTGGCCGCGTCCGCGGCCCTCCTCGTTCTCGGCGCCGCGCTGCGCGAGGGCTCGCGGCACGAATCGCCGCGCTCCGCGCGCGCTCTCCGGCGGGTCGCCCTGGCCGCGGCGCTCGCGGCGGGAATCCTTCCGGTCGCCGCTTCGTTCCTGCCGCCAGGCGCGCCGCGGCCGTCCGGGGCGGTCGTGGTCGCGATCGACGTGGGACAGGGGGACGCGCTCTTCGCGCGCGGCTCGGAGGGAACGACGCTCCTCGTGGACGCGGGCCCCGCGACGGAGTCGCGCGACATGGGAAAGGCCGCCGTCGAGCCGCTGCTGCGCGCCGAGGGCGTCGCGCACCTCGACCGCGCGCTCCTGTCGCACGCCCACGGCGACCACTTCGGCGGATTGGAATGGCTCGCGCGCCGCGGATGGATCCCCTCGCTCCTCGAGAACGGCAGCGATCCTCGTGCGGCCTGGCGCCACGCGATCGACGCCGACCTCCGCGCCCGCGGTGGCCGGCGCGTTGTGGTGGCGCGGGACACGGTGATCGTTGAGGAAGGCATCGGGGCGCCGAGGGAGCCGAGCCGCGACGGCACCACGCTGGCCGTCTGGGCGCCTCCCGCCGACTCCCTCGTCCGCGCGCGCGGGAACGCGATCGAGAACAATCGGTCGCTCGTGGCGACGCTCACGCTGGACGGCGCTCGGACGTTTCTACCGGGCGACGCGGAGGACGAGGCGGAGGCGGCCGATCTCTCGCGCATCCGACCGGTCGAGATCCTCAAGGCACCCCACCACGGCAGCCGGACGTCCAGCACGGCGGCGTGGGTCCGTGCGCTCGCTCCGCGCATCGTGCTCGTCTCGTGCGGCGAGAAGAACCGCTTCGGCCACCCCTCGCGCGCGACGATGGGGCGCTACCGCCTGGCGGGGGCCCGGGTCTTCCGTACCGACCAGGAGGGCGCAATCCGGGTCACGATCGCGCGCGGCGGCGCCTGGGTCTCGACCCGTGCCCATCCCGAGCCGGAATGGGTGTCGTGGCAGCGTCCCAACGCCGACGTGGAGGCATCGCGCGTGCGCCCTGATTCGCTTGTCCTGGAACCGAGACAAGTGTCACAACTCTCGCACTCTCCAGCGCGGTGA
- a CDS encoding PEGA domain-containing protein: MNAELGTQLRVAGLVRSPDHEGALAHLDLDRGFALVARGAASLTDVVDPTIWVKEKLSVALVAGSDPSETPLGRIIAALRSIHADLIRRPARDRPWVSVLAAVFHAGDGFVVSAGDCACFRFRDGLLSRLERPGDASGLVPPRGALGSEQQVRLDVVPLRPRPGDLYVASTRQLREGELAALARDLASARDGAELLRAGIEGSSDRGRFTVRVLEGEEDAVSLPARAESLGAASATATAAGAAGEAPPLEITPLIPESALIDAGAPAEFPEETIPPSPQGAAPEGAGAAAAEPPVPSDIEDEMEERLGAPKFLLDPDAIADELAPPGVPGALRSAPRAEGQPAEAVAGEDGSEATELPAGAEADAVAAANEAPPPPRRLAQIEDAPPWYEPIALWVGGALAIIALALLLRAIIPNIVGGRDKAVLIPPSVAAKGVVDFFSDPPGAAVRVDGEWLDGRTPLAGVELETGTHRVELDWGPAGTWRDTVRVTGGERLAVHPAIYGTMALRASDPARTLDVYLDGSFAGTTPLRLDHVVVGRHLVRFGGPGTNGTTQQIDVLRDAPVEVIGSAGPLPTTGTLTIRSALLTDAGFEPGKSDPVWVDGVVRGVTPLSVSLKPGDHSVRVVRRNFPAQVTVIDVKAGGDHYVTAEFGARSEQPLQLAPPENVSLSSPLPVTVTIPEDAWDPSVAVWLYAASPEGAFQAKRMTKLDGGDRVFAAVVPAEVAQNSERRVRIYCKASGSDGRELFTEIVTLPVRP, translated from the coding sequence ATGAACGCGGAACTCGGCACCCAGCTTCGAGTCGCGGGACTGGTGCGGAGCCCTGACCACGAGGGGGCCCTGGCCCATCTCGACCTGGATCGGGGTTTCGCCCTGGTGGCCCGGGGGGCCGCCTCGCTGACTGATGTCGTTGACCCAACCATCTGGGTCAAAGAGAAGCTGTCCGTGGCCCTGGTGGCTGGATCCGACCCCTCGGAGACCCCCCTGGGACGCATCATCGCCGCCCTCCGCTCGATCCACGCCGATCTGATCCGCCGCCCGGCCCGAGACCGCCCCTGGGTGTCGGTCCTGGCCGCGGTCTTCCACGCCGGGGACGGCTTCGTGGTCTCCGCGGGGGATTGCGCCTGCTTTCGCTTCCGGGACGGCCTCCTCTCGCGCCTGGAGCGGCCGGGGGACGCCTCCGGGCTGGTCCCGCCCCGGGGGGCCCTGGGGTCGGAGCAGCAGGTCCGCCTGGACGTGGTGCCGCTGCGTCCGCGACCGGGGGACCTCTATGTGGCCTCCACACGACAGCTTCGCGAAGGGGAGCTGGCCGCGCTGGCTCGCGACCTGGCCTCCGCCCGCGACGGGGCCGAGCTCCTGCGTGCGGGCATCGAGGGCTCGAGCGATCGCGGACGCTTCACCGTTCGCGTGCTCGAAGGGGAGGAGGACGCGGTGTCGCTTCCGGCGCGCGCGGAATCCCTCGGAGCCGCCTCCGCAACCGCCACGGCAGCCGGGGCCGCCGGGGAGGCTCCGCCGCTCGAGATCACGCCGCTGATCCCTGAATCGGCCCTCATCGACGCGGGCGCTCCGGCGGAGTTTCCGGAGGAGACCATTCCGCCGTCGCCGCAGGGCGCCGCTCCGGAGGGCGCGGGCGCCGCCGCGGCGGAGCCGCCCGTCCCGTCCGACATCGAGGACGAGATGGAGGAGCGTCTCGGCGCGCCGAAATTCCTGCTCGATCCCGACGCGATCGCCGACGAGCTCGCTCCGCCGGGCGTTCCCGGCGCTCTTCGCTCCGCCCCGCGCGCGGAGGGGCAGCCTGCCGAAGCCGTCGCCGGCGAGGACGGTTCCGAAGCGACGGAGCTGCCGGCGGGGGCCGAGGCGGACGCTGTCGCGGCGGCGAACGAGGCTCCTCCGCCGCCGCGCCGGCTCGCGCAGATCGAGGACGCGCCTCCTTGGTACGAGCCGATCGCGCTCTGGGTCGGCGGGGCGCTCGCCATCATCGCCCTCGCACTGCTCCTCCGCGCGATCATCCCCAACATCGTCGGCGGGCGCGACAAGGCCGTGCTGATTCCGCCTTCCGTCGCCGCCAAGGGCGTCGTCGACTTCTTCTCGGATCCGCCGGGCGCGGCGGTGCGCGTGGACGGCGAGTGGCTCGACGGGAGGACGCCGCTCGCCGGCGTGGAGCTGGAGACCGGCACCCATCGCGTCGAGCTCGACTGGGGTCCGGCCGGCACGTGGCGCGACACGGTCCGCGTGACCGGGGGCGAGCGGCTCGCCGTTCATCCCGCGATCTACGGAACCATGGCGCTCCGCGCCTCCGATCCGGCGCGCACGCTGGACGTCTATCTCGACGGGTCGTTCGCGGGAACGACGCCGCTCCGCCTGGACCACGTGGTGGTCGGTCGCCATCTCGTGCGCTTCGGCGGGCCCGGCACGAACGGCACGACGCAGCAGATCGACGTCCTGCGTGATGCGCCCGTGGAAGTGATCGGTAGCGCGGGACCGTTGCCCACGACGGGGACGCTCACCATCCGCTCGGCGCTCCTCACCGACGCGGGGTTCGAGCCGGGGAAGAGCGATCCCGTATGGGTCGACGGCGTCGTCCGCGGGGTCACGCCCCTCTCCGTCTCGCTCAAGCCGGGCGACCACAGCGTGCGCGTGGTCCGGCGCAACTTTCCCGCCCAGGTCACCGTGATCGACGTGAAGGCGGGAGGCGACCACTACGTCACGGCGGAGTTCGGCGCCCGCTCCGAGCAGCCGCTCCAGCTCGCGCCGCCGGAGAACGTCTCGCTCTCGAGCCCGCTCCCGGTCACCGTGACGATCCCCGAGGACGCCTGGGATCCCTCGGTCGCGGTGTGGCTCTACGCGGCTTCGCCCGAGGGAGCGTTCCAGGCGAAGCGCATGACCAAGCTCGACGGCGGCGATCGCGTGTTCGCGGCGGTCGTGCCGGCCGAAGTGGCGCAGAACAGCGAGCGCCGCGTCCGCATCTACTGCAAGGCGTCCGGCAGCGACGGACGCGAGCTCTTCACGGAGATCGTCACCCTCCCCGTTCGGCCCTAG
- a CDS encoding transglycosylase SLT domain-containing protein, producing the protein MIRFRSSRSFLAVIAFAAIFAACPAAPARAGLASPDAPSWATARADASDGPRVDDAKLAASDPLDVVRDRAAAAQDALNSSLPAEALALVESSLRDLNAIVPAPQGAEALRDQLEGTRKRAQEQVDKAKEAVKQEEAKDAKDAKPAPDAAAPAVANDPHKLKPVVPETNERVEKWMTYYTGRGRDVFQKWLSRSGNYMDLLTQNLRAEGVPEELANLVFVESGFNMHARSVARAVGPWQFIRGTAKLFGLEITPYVDERRDPELATRAAAKYLRRLYEMFDGSWPLALAAYNSGEGTVLRAIKRQKTNDFWSLNLPRETREYVPQFMAAMEIASDPERYGFTVPENSPWSVDAITVRGPIDLQLLSKVTEVPLEELERLNPAFVRHRSPADKEGTMVRVPHGSGDQVQQIVDTKYHPRALTRAEIRSAARAHRLELKHSKRYRYRRAGNLHVVRRGETLSHIASRYGTSTTRLASLNGMSRHARIHAGQRIRVR; encoded by the coding sequence TTGATTCGATTTCGATCGAGTCGGTCGTTCCTCGCGGTAATCGCCTTCGCGGCTATCTTCGCGGCGTGCCCCGCTGCGCCCGCGCGCGCCGGGCTTGCGAGCCCTGACGCGCCGAGCTGGGCCACCGCCCGCGCCGACGCCTCGGACGGACCGCGCGTCGACGATGCCAAGCTGGCCGCTTCCGACCCTCTCGACGTCGTTCGGGACCGGGCCGCCGCCGCCCAGGACGCCCTGAACTCCAGTCTCCCGGCCGAAGCCCTCGCCCTCGTCGAATCCTCCCTCCGCGACCTGAACGCGATCGTGCCCGCCCCGCAGGGCGCCGAGGCGCTCCGCGACCAGCTCGAGGGAACGCGCAAACGCGCCCAGGAGCAGGTCGACAAGGCGAAGGAAGCGGTGAAGCAGGAGGAGGCCAAGGACGCGAAGGACGCCAAGCCCGCGCCCGACGCTGCCGCGCCGGCCGTCGCGAACGATCCCCACAAGCTGAAGCCGGTCGTCCCGGAGACGAACGAGCGGGTCGAGAAGTGGATGACCTACTACACCGGGCGCGGCCGCGACGTCTTCCAGAAGTGGCTCTCGCGCTCCGGCAACTACATGGATCTCCTCACGCAGAACCTGCGCGCCGAGGGCGTCCCCGAGGAGCTCGCGAACCTCGTCTTCGTCGAGAGCGGATTCAACATGCACGCGCGCTCGGTGGCCCGCGCCGTGGGTCCCTGGCAGTTCATTCGAGGCACCGCGAAGCTCTTCGGACTGGAGATCACGCCCTACGTCGACGAGCGGCGCGACCCCGAGCTGGCGACGCGCGCGGCCGCGAAGTACCTGCGGCGCCTCTACGAGATGTTCGACGGATCCTGGCCGCTCGCGCTGGCCGCGTACAACAGCGGCGAGGGAACGGTGCTCCGCGCGATCAAGCGGCAGAAGACGAACGACTTCTGGTCGCTCAACCTGCCGCGGGAGACGCGCGAATACGTGCCGCAGTTCATGGCGGCCATGGAGATCGCTTCCGATCCCGAGCGCTACGGCTTCACGGTGCCCGAGAATTCCCCCTGGAGCGTGGACGCGATCACCGTGCGCGGCCCGATCGACCTGCAGCTCCTCTCCAAGGTCACCGAAGTGCCGCTCGAGGAGCTGGAGCGGCTGAACCCGGCGTTCGTCCGCCACCGCTCCCCCGCCGACAAGGAGGGGACGATGGTTCGCGTGCCGCATGGAAGCGGGGACCAGGTCCAGCAGATCGTGGACACGAAGTACCACCCGCGGGCGCTCACACGGGCCGAGATCCGCTCCGCGGCGCGCGCGCACCGGCTCGAGCTCAAGCATTCCAAGCGGTACCGCTACCGCCGCGCGGGGAACCTCCACGTGGTCCGTCGCGGCGAGACGCTCTCGCACATCGCCTCGCGCTACGGCACCAGCACCACCCGACTCGCGAGCCTGAACGGCATGTCGCGCCACGCGCGGATCCACGCCGGGCAGCGCATCCGCGTCCGCTGA
- a CDS encoding glucose-1-phosphate adenylyltransferase family protein, which produces MTAAVTYAMILAGGLGSRLCLLSEKRAKPAVPFGGKYRIIDFTLSNAVNSGIFDIGILTQYRPLSLRDHIAMGRPWDLDRKRGGVELLQPFQGWRENDWYRGTADAVWQNWLQVEERGAEHLLVLSGDHVYRMDYRPLVEAHLARGAEATVATFEVPREQASAFGVVRVDGAGWITGFLEKPKDPPSGRISMGVYVFHCGVLREALEKDARRTSAHDFGKDILPALVERGRVLAYPVPGYWQDIGTLDSYYQANLDLLSPEPAFPLEDPRWPIFTPSTENPPARLGPRAQVRASIVTHGTIVHGTVERSILFPGVVVEEGAVVRDSIVMGDSWIGPRAVLDRAILDKRVHVGRGAVVGRGDLATPNRVCPEHLSSGITIVGKHARIPEGIAIGRNARIAPDLTEEDFPGGDVPSGEALERPGGIPAHAATSA; this is translated from the coding sequence GTGACCGCCGCCGTCACCTACGCCATGATCCTCGCGGGAGGGCTGGGGAGCCGCCTCTGTCTCCTCTCGGAGAAGCGCGCGAAGCCCGCGGTGCCGTTCGGCGGCAAGTATCGGATCATCGACTTCACCCTCTCCAACGCGGTGAACTCCGGGATCTTCGACATCGGAATCCTGACGCAGTACCGGCCGCTCTCCCTGCGCGACCACATCGCGATGGGCCGGCCGTGGGACCTGGACCGCAAGCGCGGCGGCGTCGAGCTCCTGCAGCCCTTCCAGGGATGGCGCGAGAACGACTGGTACCGGGGCACCGCCGACGCGGTCTGGCAGAACTGGCTGCAGGTCGAGGAGCGCGGAGCGGAGCATCTCCTGGTCCTCTCCGGCGACCACGTCTATCGCATGGACTACCGGCCCCTCGTCGAGGCGCATCTCGCCCGCGGCGCCGAGGCGACCGTCGCCACGTTCGAGGTGCCGCGCGAGCAGGCCTCCGCCTTCGGCGTCGTGCGGGTCGACGGCGCGGGATGGATCACCGGATTCCTCGAAAAGCCGAAAGATCCTCCCTCGGGGAGGATCTCGATGGGCGTCTACGTCTTCCACTGCGGCGTGCTGCGCGAGGCGCTGGAGAAGGACGCCCGAAGGACCAGCGCCCACGACTTCGGCAAGGACATCCTCCCCGCCCTGGTCGAGCGCGGCCGGGTCCTCGCCTATCCCGTGCCGGGCTACTGGCAGGACATCGGCACGCTCGATTCCTACTACCAGGCCAACCTCGACCTGCTCTCGCCCGAGCCCGCCTTCCCGCTCGAGGACCCGCGCTGGCCGATCTTCACGCCGAGCACCGAGAACCCTCCGGCGCGGCTCGGACCGCGCGCGCAGGTGCGCGCCTCCATCGTGACGCACGGGACGATCGTGCACGGCACGGTCGAGCGCTCGATCCTCTTTCCCGGCGTCGTCGTGGAGGAGGGGGCGGTCGTACGCGACTCGATCGTGATGGGGGACTCCTGGATCGGACCGCGCGCCGTGCTCGACCGCGCCATCCTCGACAAGCGCGTCCACGTGGGGAGGGGCGCCGTGGTCGGGCGCGGCGACCTCGCGACGCCCAACCGCGTCTGTCCCGAGCATCTCTCGTCGGGCATCACGATCGTGGGGAAGCACGCGCGTATCCCCGAGGGGATCGCCATCGGGCGGAACGCCCGGATCGCTCCGGATCTGACCGAGGAGGATTTTCCGGGCGGCGACGTCCCCAGCGGAGAGGCGCTGGAGCGGCCGGGCGGCATTCCCGCGCACGCGGCCACGAGCGCCTAG
- a CDS encoding sugar phosphate nucleotidyltransferase, translating to MNPPILVLVLAGARSDRLHALGRLRTASALPYGGKYRVIDFALSNCVHSGLYRIGVLTQYAPLSLHGHIGIGRAWDLDRRDGGVRLLPAYARQRGTNWYRGTADALVQNRNVIEDAQARHILVLSGDLVAKINFGPILDRHEQRGAALTIVTVPAPSGPGEWRRPVLSEPGGRVTSIPDRAADTGAPVSSSVLLFRARELRARLERADVGPDLMRDVVEPMLAEGQPVYAHPFDGYWRQIASVDAYYEASMELLAPYPALNLHDPDWLIFTPSEDRAPAIVTGGGDPAGSLMAHGCRVEGTVRRSILFPGVHVAPGAVVEDSIVMHDTRVLEGARVARAIVDKEVRIGEGASVGGGEGPPNRDYPEDLASGLAVIGKGAEVPAGGRVGANTLVDIGARETDFPALELGAGSVVRARGGRRS from the coding sequence GTGAACCCGCCGATCCTCGTCCTGGTCCTCGCCGGCGCGCGCAGCGACCGCCTGCACGCGCTGGGCCGCCTCCGGACCGCCTCCGCGCTCCCGTACGGCGGGAAGTACCGCGTGATCGACTTCGCCCTCTCCAACTGCGTCCACTCCGGCCTCTACCGGATCGGCGTGCTCACGCAGTACGCGCCGCTCTCCCTCCACGGACACATCGGAATCGGCCGCGCGTGGGATCTCGACCGGCGCGACGGCGGCGTGCGCCTCCTGCCCGCCTACGCGCGGCAGCGGGGAACCAACTGGTACCGCGGCACCGCCGATGCGCTGGTGCAGAACCGCAACGTGATCGAAGACGCGCAGGCCCGCCACATCCTCGTCCTCTCCGGCGATCTCGTCGCGAAGATCAATTTCGGGCCCATCCTCGACCGCCACGAGCAGCGCGGCGCGGCGCTCACGATCGTGACCGTCCCCGCGCCGAGCGGACCGGGGGAATGGCGACGGCCGGTGCTGTCGGAGCCGGGAGGGCGCGTGACGTCCATTCCCGACCGCGCCGCCGACACCGGCGCGCCCGTCTCCTCCTCGGTGCTCCTCTTCCGCGCGCGCGAGCTGCGCGCGCGCCTCGAACGCGCCGACGTCGGCCCCGACCTGATGCGGGACGTCGTCGAGCCGATGCTCGCCGAGGGGCAGCCGGTCTACGCGCATCCCTTCGACGGCTACTGGCGGCAGATCGCCTCGGTCGACGCTTATTACGAGGCGAGCATGGAGCTGCTCGCGCCCTATCCGGCCCTGAACCTCCACGACCCCGACTGGCTCATCTTCACGCCGAGCGAGGACCGCGCGCCCGCCATCGTGACGGGGGGCGGCGATCCCGCGGGGAGCCTCATGGCGCACGGCTGCCGCGTCGAGGGGACGGTGCGCCGCTCGATCCTCTTTCCGGGCGTGCACGTGGCCCCGGGCGCCGTCGTGGAGGACTCGATCGTGATGCACGACACGCGCGTGCTCGAGGGGGCGCGCGTGGCGCGCGCCATCGTGGACAAGGAGGTGCGGATCGGCGAGGGAGCCTCGGTGGGCGGCGGCGAGGGGCCGCCGAACCGCGACTACCCCGAGGATCTCGCGTCGGGGCTCGCCGTGATCGGCAAGGGGGCGGAGGTTCCGGCCGGCGGACGCGTCGGCGCGAACACGCTCGTGGACATCGGAGCGCGGGAGACCGATTTCCCGGCGCTCGAGCTGGGCGCGGGCTCGGTGGTTCGCGCGCGCGGCGGGAGGCGCTCGTGA
- a CDS encoding PorV/PorQ family protein produces MIRSAIRRPALAAALLLLASGLGAPAPARATRYAGEFLRIGVGARALGMGSAFMGLSDDGTAAYWNPAGLATLEHREITAMHAEQFGSIVQYDFLSYVMPIGDPGRPRQALGFSLVRLGVDQIPDTRGLEIIDQNGNGKFDYPEDRLVVDESRFIFDSDNDVAFLLSYARELKRGFSVGGNFKVIRQWLGDSLRSTGFGLDGGALWVGPGGWSAGARLSDATTTRILWNTGTNEFIAPALRIGAAKTKSFASRRHVVTAALDVQIGFSDEQLSSQAHLGGVTFEFHPGVEYWIERRVALRAGFEARNFSAGAGLRIRRFGLDYAYLDHADLDASHRISGSYSF; encoded by the coding sequence ATGATTCGAAGCGCAATTCGTCGTCCGGCGCTCGCGGCCGCCCTCCTCCTGCTCGCGTCCGGCCTCGGCGCGCCCGCCCCCGCGCGGGCCACGCGCTACGCCGGGGAGTTCCTGCGCATCGGCGTCGGCGCGCGCGCCCTCGGGATGGGGAGCGCGTTCATGGGGCTCTCCGACGACGGCACCGCCGCCTACTGGAACCCCGCCGGACTCGCCACGCTCGAGCACCGCGAGATCACGGCGATGCATGCCGAGCAGTTCGGCTCGATCGTGCAGTACGACTTCCTCTCCTACGTGATGCCGATCGGCGATCCCGGGCGCCCCCGGCAGGCGCTCGGCTTCTCGCTCGTCCGGCTGGGCGTGGACCAGATCCCCGACACCCGCGGACTCGAGATCATCGACCAGAACGGCAACGGCAAGTTCGACTATCCCGAGGACCGCCTCGTGGTGGACGAGAGCCGCTTCATCTTCGACAGCGACAACGACGTTGCGTTCCTGCTCTCGTACGCGCGGGAGCTGAAGCGCGGATTCTCCGTGGGAGGCAACTTCAAGGTCATCCGGCAGTGGCTGGGGGACAGCCTCCGCTCGACCGGGTTCGGCCTCGACGGCGGAGCCCTCTGGGTGGGCCCCGGCGGATGGTCCGCGGGCGCGCGCCTCTCCGACGCGACGACGACGCGCATCCTCTGGAACACCGGCACCAACGAGTTCATCGCCCCCGCGCTCCGGATCGGCGCGGCCAAGACGAAATCGTTCGCGTCGCGGCGCCACGTCGTGACCGCCGCGCTCGACGTGCAGATCGGCTTCTCCGACGAACAGCTCTCCAGCCAGGCCCATCTCGGCGGCGTGACGTTCGAATTCCATCCTGGCGTGGAGTACTGGATCGAGCGGCGCGTGGCCCTGCGCGCCGGGTTCGAGGCGCGGAATTTCTCGGCAGGCGCGGGGCTCCGGATCCGGCGCTTCGGCCTGGACTACGCCTACCTGGATCACGCCGACCTCGACGCGAGCCACCGGATCTCGGGCTCCTACTCCTTCTGA